A DNA window from Xanthomonas campestris pv. campestris str. ATCC 33913 contains the following coding sequences:
- a CDS encoding zinc-dependent alcohol dehydrogenase, with amino-acid sequence MRALCWNGVNDLRVETVPDPVLVNPRDVILKVGLSTTCGSDLHFIDGYLPTMREGDVIGHEFMGTVVEVGPAVKNVRVGQRVVVPSFISCGGCWHCERKEYSLCDNTNPHWEMQESLLGHPTAGIYGYTHAFGGYAGSHATYIRVPHADVGCFEVPDEVSDEDALFLSDAGPTGFMGADFCNIQPGDTVAVWGCGGVGLMAQQSARILGAERVIAIDRLPERLAMARDVLGVEVIDYSTVDSVVDVLREMTGGRGPDACIDAVGMEAHGTGMGHAYDRVKQALHLHTDRGQALREAILACRKGGILSVLGVYGLMDKFPLGAVMNKGLTMRTAQQHGQLYVPRLLDLARAGRLKSSFLMTHKMPLEEAARGYEMFKHKHEGCVRAAFVP; translated from the coding sequence GTGAGAGCACTGTGCTGGAACGGCGTCAACGACCTGCGTGTGGAAACGGTGCCCGACCCGGTGCTGGTCAATCCACGCGATGTCATCCTGAAAGTGGGCTTGAGCACCACCTGCGGTTCGGATCTGCATTTCATCGACGGCTATCTGCCCACCATGCGCGAGGGCGATGTCATCGGCCATGAGTTCATGGGCACGGTGGTGGAAGTGGGGCCGGCAGTGAAGAACGTGCGGGTGGGGCAACGCGTGGTAGTGCCCTCGTTTATTTCGTGCGGCGGCTGCTGGCATTGCGAGCGCAAGGAATATTCCCTGTGCGACAACACCAACCCGCACTGGGAAATGCAGGAGTCGCTGCTGGGTCACCCCACCGCCGGTATTTACGGCTATACGCACGCCTTCGGCGGCTACGCCGGTTCGCATGCCACCTATATCCGGGTGCCGCATGCCGACGTTGGCTGCTTCGAAGTGCCGGACGAGGTGTCCGATGAGGACGCCTTATTTTTGTCCGATGCCGGGCCGACCGGCTTCATGGGTGCGGACTTCTGCAACATCCAGCCGGGCGATACGGTGGCGGTCTGGGGCTGTGGCGGCGTCGGCCTGATGGCGCAGCAGAGTGCACGCATTCTCGGGGCAGAGCGGGTGATTGCGATCGATCGCCTGCCCGAGCGCCTGGCCATGGCGCGCGATGTGCTGGGTGTGGAGGTCATCGACTATTCGACTGTCGACAGCGTGGTGGATGTGCTGCGCGAAATGACCGGCGGGCGCGGGCCAGACGCCTGCATCGATGCAGTGGGCATGGAGGCCCATGGCACCGGCATGGGGCATGCCTATGACCGCGTGAAGCAGGCGCTGCATCTGCATACCGACCGCGGCCAGGCGTTGCGCGAGGCGATCCTGGCCTGCCGCAAGGGCGGCATCCTGTCCGTGCTGGGCGTGTATGGGCTGATGGATAAATTCCCGCTCGGCGCGGTCATGAACAAGGGGCTGACCATGCGCACCGCGCAACAGCATGGGCAGTTGTATGTGCCCAGATTGCTGGACCTGGCCCGCGCAGGCCGGCTCAAATCGAGCTTCCTGATGACCCACAAGATGCCGCTGGAAGAGGCCGCACGCG